A single window of Plutella xylostella chromosome 25, ilPluXylo3.1, whole genome shotgun sequence DNA harbors:
- the LOC105382391 gene encoding transmembrane emp24 domain-containing protein 5 — protein sequence MSFTKLLLTLLLLASARCQVISPVHSDMNFRVEPGARTCFFERARAGQTLEAQYQVLDGQHGDLDISFDIIDPSGSKILSDYKKPQNAIIMDLTEDGDYAFCMDNTYSRMNSKLVFVYVLLEDKIEESTEAIVEEDQNEEVLEWMGVDENGEQYFVEIRHIAASMSRTLAQVVRARHMMDQYAATKTRDSYLAFEETFVVDAWSALQICCMVLVGAVQVYMIKKLFNKPSEDLKSYY from the coding sequence ATGTCCTTTACAAAGTTACTCTTAACCCTTCTTCTGCTAGCGTCAGCGCGATGCCAAGTGATATCGCCTGTTCACAGTGACATGAACTTTAGGGTTGAGCCGGGCGCTCGGACGTGCTTCTTcgagcgcgcgcgcgccggccAGACCCTCGAGGCGCAGTACCAGGTGCTGGACGGACAGCACGGCGACCTCGACATCTCCTTCGACATCATCGACCCAAGCGGCTCCAAGATCCTCTCCGACTACAAGAAGCCGCAGAACGCCATCATCATGGACTTGACTGAGGACGGAGACTACGCTTTCTGCATGGACAATACTTATAGCCGCATGAACTCGAAGCTCGTCTTTGTGTATGTGCTGCTAGAGGATAAAATCGAAGAGTCTACTGAAGCTATTGTCGAGGAGGACCAGAACGAAGAGGTTTTAGAGTGGATGGGAGTGGACGAGAACGGCGAGCAGTACTTCGTGGAGATAAGACACATCGCGGCGTCGATGTCTCGCACGCTGGCGCAGGTGGTGCGAGCGAGGCACATGATGGACCAGTACGCGGCCACCAAGACCCGAGACAGCTACCTCGCGTTTGAAGAGACGTTTGTAGTCGACGCGTGGTCCGCGCTGCAGATCTGCTGTATGGTTCTAGTTGGTGCTGTGCAAGTTTACATGATCAAGAAGCTGTTTAATAAGCCCTCTGAAGATTTGAAGAGCTATTATTGA
- the LOC105382392 gene encoding adipocyte plasma membrane-associated protein isoform X1, with translation MITMGFIFGLIKRIIRWSLYLALVAAAIVLIPNLPPYTDFSVIPLEPTQPREGPLAPNEALNNAQKLYNGKLLGPEAFQLYDGEVYTSLATGEIVKLSPGGHVTFVTKVGQPCTGLLDEEKCGRPLDFEIDEKQKKLIIADAYHGIWRVDLKTDKKELLVSPRIEIEGKFPRLFNGIALDRDGDFFWTDSSSDFSLKDGAISLLTDPSGRLFHYSAAKNSSRVLVQNLWFANGLAVSPDRQFVVVAETAASRIVKHYIDGPNKGKTEEFVAGLPGTPDNVRALPDGSGILVGLYTVPDAAHPLLTRTLAATPAARKLLARVQRLAELPFEFLNQHFPNVVFQEIVHNIGHFKTVGGLLPPTSGLIQIDWNGKIVASYYNTDKSVVSISDAIVVGDQLYLGCPHVQQYIGAVPAPEGLKKAFASVQKAPKTEAPKPKVETKPKEQPKVEKPVVKEAPKPAAAKPQAKPVETPKPTPKPIETKPKSEPKPTQPPKQEKPATPPPKKVETTTPPPKEQKKVTTPPKPTKPVEKAAPTPAPKQAEKPAAAPKQAAPKPAAAPTPKPATKPAEKQQEKPKSVPKPAEPKEDKAKKSPEPEKKSKSKDKKVPDEIPIQEYIPVDTAKPGKEPLKVIKKEGPTEIPNHL, from the exons at GATCACCATGGGCTTCATATTCGGGCTCATAAAGAGGATAATAAGATGGAGTTTGTATTTAGCACTGGTAGCTGCTGCTATTGTGCTAATACCCAACCTGCCACCTTACACCGACTTCTCAGTCATTCC ACTTGAACCCACTCAACCTCGAGAAGGGCCGTTAGCACCTAATGAAGCATTAAACAATGCCCAGAAACTGTATAACGGGAAATTGCTGGGGCCTGAAGCATTCCAGTTGTATGATGGGGAAGTGTACACCAGCCTGGCTACGGGTGAAATTGTCAAGCTTTCACCGGGAGGCCATGTTACTTTTGTTACAAAAGTAGGACAACCTTgca CTGGCCTTCTGGATGAAGAGAAATGCGGGCGACCACTAGACTTCGAGATTGATGAGAAACAAAAGAAGCTCATCATAGCGGATGCTTACCACGGCATCTGGAGAGTGGACCTTAAGACTGACAAGAAAGAGTTGCTTGTGTCTCCGCGTATAGAGATTGAAGGGAAATTTCCAAGACTGTTCAACGGCATCGCACTTGACCGCGACGGTGACTTCTTCTGGACGGACTCTAGCTCGGACTTCTCGTTGAAAGATGGAGCGATCAGCTTGCTGACTGATCCTAGTGGCAG ATTGTTCCACTACAGCGCGGCTAAGAACTCGAGCCGCGTGCTGGTGCAGAACCTGTGGTTCGCGAACGGGCTGGCCGTGTCGCCCGACCGCCAGTTCGTGGTGGTGGCCGAGACCGCCGCCTCTAGGATTGTGAAGCATTATATCGATGGGCCGAACAAGGGAAAGACTGAGGAGTTCGTTGCTGGGTTACCAG GCACACCAGACAACGTCCGCGCTCTCCCCGACGGGTCCGGCATCCTGGTGGGTCTCTACACGGTGCCGGACGCGGCGCACCCACTGCTGACCCGCACACTCGCCGCCACGCCCGCCGCGCGCAAGCTGCTGGCGAGGGTGCAGAGACTGGCTGAGCTGCCGTTCGAGTTTCTGAACCAGCACTTCCCGAATGTCGTGTTCCAGGAGATCGTGCACAAT ATCGGACATTTCAAAACAGTAGGCGGCCTGCTGCCCCCGACGTCGGGACTTATTCAAATTGACTGGAACGGCAAGATCGTAGCTTCATACTACAACACAGACAAGAGTGTGGTGTCCATCAGTGACGCCATTGTGGTGGGCGACCAGCTGTATCTGGGCTGTCCGCACGTGCAGCAGTACATCGGCGCAGTCCCCGCCCCTGAAGGACTGAAAAAAGCCTTCGCATCCGTCCAAAAAGCACCCAAGACTGAAGCACCCAAACCTAAAGTCGAAACCAAACCCAAGGAACAACCCAAAGTGGAGAAGCCTGTAGTGAAAGAAGCGCCGAAGCCAGCGGCCGCCAAGCCACAAGCCAAGCCCGTCGAAACACCCAAGCCCACGCCGAAACCCATAGAAACCAAACCGAAATCTGAACCCAAACCGACCCAGCCTCCCAAGCAAGAGAAGCCAGCGACGCCACCACCCAAGAAGGTGGAAACTACTACACCACCACCTAAAGAACAGAAGAAGGTGACGACACCCCCTAAACCGACGAAGCCAGTCGAGAAGGCCGCGCCGACGCCCGCCCCTAAACAAGCTGAGAAGCCCGCCGCGGCGCCCAAGCAAGCGGCCCCTAAACCAGCCGCCGCGCCTACCCCCAAGCCAGCAACCAAGCCGGCTGAGAAACAGCAGGAGAAACCGAAATCCGTCCCTAAACCGGCCGAACCAAAAGAGGACAAAGCCAAAAAGTCTCCCGAACCAGAGAAGAAATCAAAGTCTAAGGACAAGAAGGTTCCCGATGAGATCCCCATCCAGGAGTACATCCCGGTGGACACGGCCAAGCCCGGCAAGGAACCGCTGAAGGTCATCAAGAAGGAGGGGCCCACAGAGATCCCCAATCATCTGTAG
- the LOC105382390 gene encoding 40S ribosomal protein S29 has translation MGHANIWYSHPRKYGQGSRSCRACSNRHGLIRKYGLNICRQCFREYANDIGFKKLD, from the exons ATGGGTCACGCCAACATCTGGTATTCTCACCCCCGTAAATACGGACAGGGCTCCCGGTCATG CCGCGCCTGCTCCAACCGCCACGGTCTCATCCGCAAGTACGGTCTGAACATCTGCAGACAGTGCTTCAGGGAATACGCGAATGACATTGGATTCAAGAAG CTGGACTAA
- the LOC105382392 gene encoding adipocyte plasma membrane-associated protein isoform X2, whose amino-acid sequence MGFIFGLIKRIIRWSLYLALVAAAIVLIPNLPPYTDFSVIPLEPTQPREGPLAPNEALNNAQKLYNGKLLGPEAFQLYDGEVYTSLATGEIVKLSPGGHVTFVTKVGQPCTGLLDEEKCGRPLDFEIDEKQKKLIIADAYHGIWRVDLKTDKKELLVSPRIEIEGKFPRLFNGIALDRDGDFFWTDSSSDFSLKDGAISLLTDPSGRLFHYSAAKNSSRVLVQNLWFANGLAVSPDRQFVVVAETAASRIVKHYIDGPNKGKTEEFVAGLPGTPDNVRALPDGSGILVGLYTVPDAAHPLLTRTLAATPAARKLLARVQRLAELPFEFLNQHFPNVVFQEIVHNIGHFKTVGGLLPPTSGLIQIDWNGKIVASYYNTDKSVVSISDAIVVGDQLYLGCPHVQQYIGAVPAPEGLKKAFASVQKAPKTEAPKPKVETKPKEQPKVEKPVVKEAPKPAAAKPQAKPVETPKPTPKPIETKPKSEPKPTQPPKQEKPATPPPKKVETTTPPPKEQKKVTTPPKPTKPVEKAAPTPAPKQAEKPAAAPKQAAPKPAAAPTPKPATKPAEKQQEKPKSVPKPAEPKEDKAKKSPEPEKKSKSKDKKVPDEIPIQEYIPVDTAKPGKEPLKVIKKEGPTEIPNHL is encoded by the exons ATGGGCTTCATATTCGGGCTCATAAAGAGGATAATAAGATGGAGTTTGTATTTAGCACTGGTAGCTGCTGCTATTGTGCTAATACCCAACCTGCCACCTTACACCGACTTCTCAGTCATTCC ACTTGAACCCACTCAACCTCGAGAAGGGCCGTTAGCACCTAATGAAGCATTAAACAATGCCCAGAAACTGTATAACGGGAAATTGCTGGGGCCTGAAGCATTCCAGTTGTATGATGGGGAAGTGTACACCAGCCTGGCTACGGGTGAAATTGTCAAGCTTTCACCGGGAGGCCATGTTACTTTTGTTACAAAAGTAGGACAACCTTgca CTGGCCTTCTGGATGAAGAGAAATGCGGGCGACCACTAGACTTCGAGATTGATGAGAAACAAAAGAAGCTCATCATAGCGGATGCTTACCACGGCATCTGGAGAGTGGACCTTAAGACTGACAAGAAAGAGTTGCTTGTGTCTCCGCGTATAGAGATTGAAGGGAAATTTCCAAGACTGTTCAACGGCATCGCACTTGACCGCGACGGTGACTTCTTCTGGACGGACTCTAGCTCGGACTTCTCGTTGAAAGATGGAGCGATCAGCTTGCTGACTGATCCTAGTGGCAG ATTGTTCCACTACAGCGCGGCTAAGAACTCGAGCCGCGTGCTGGTGCAGAACCTGTGGTTCGCGAACGGGCTGGCCGTGTCGCCCGACCGCCAGTTCGTGGTGGTGGCCGAGACCGCCGCCTCTAGGATTGTGAAGCATTATATCGATGGGCCGAACAAGGGAAAGACTGAGGAGTTCGTTGCTGGGTTACCAG GCACACCAGACAACGTCCGCGCTCTCCCCGACGGGTCCGGCATCCTGGTGGGTCTCTACACGGTGCCGGACGCGGCGCACCCACTGCTGACCCGCACACTCGCCGCCACGCCCGCCGCGCGCAAGCTGCTGGCGAGGGTGCAGAGACTGGCTGAGCTGCCGTTCGAGTTTCTGAACCAGCACTTCCCGAATGTCGTGTTCCAGGAGATCGTGCACAAT ATCGGACATTTCAAAACAGTAGGCGGCCTGCTGCCCCCGACGTCGGGACTTATTCAAATTGACTGGAACGGCAAGATCGTAGCTTCATACTACAACACAGACAAGAGTGTGGTGTCCATCAGTGACGCCATTGTGGTGGGCGACCAGCTGTATCTGGGCTGTCCGCACGTGCAGCAGTACATCGGCGCAGTCCCCGCCCCTGAAGGACTGAAAAAAGCCTTCGCATCCGTCCAAAAAGCACCCAAGACTGAAGCACCCAAACCTAAAGTCGAAACCAAACCCAAGGAACAACCCAAAGTGGAGAAGCCTGTAGTGAAAGAAGCGCCGAAGCCAGCGGCCGCCAAGCCACAAGCCAAGCCCGTCGAAACACCCAAGCCCACGCCGAAACCCATAGAAACCAAACCGAAATCTGAACCCAAACCGACCCAGCCTCCCAAGCAAGAGAAGCCAGCGACGCCACCACCCAAGAAGGTGGAAACTACTACACCACCACCTAAAGAACAGAAGAAGGTGACGACACCCCCTAAACCGACGAAGCCAGTCGAGAAGGCCGCGCCGACGCCCGCCCCTAAACAAGCTGAGAAGCCCGCCGCGGCGCCCAAGCAAGCGGCCCCTAAACCAGCCGCCGCGCCTACCCCCAAGCCAGCAACCAAGCCGGCTGAGAAACAGCAGGAGAAACCGAAATCCGTCCCTAAACCGGCCGAACCAAAAGAGGACAAAGCCAAAAAGTCTCCCGAACCAGAGAAGAAATCAAAGTCTAAGGACAAGAAGGTTCCCGATGAGATCCCCATCCAGGAGTACATCCCGGTGGACACGGCCAAGCCCGGCAAGGAACCGCTGAAGGTCATCAAGAAGGAGGGGCCCACAGAGATCCCCAATCATCTGTAG